From the genome of Bos javanicus breed banteng chromosome 23, ARS-OSU_banteng_1.0, whole genome shotgun sequence:
TAGGTTATTCTCATTGTTCTTACCTGGAATGCATTGAGAAATGCAAAAATAACGTGCCAAGACAGATTCTGGCCGTCCGCCATTGTTGCTATGCCGAAACCCCAGGTGAGCCCCAGAAGAGGGGTCAGGACGAAGAGGCTCTTCCCTATGCGCTTGACAGTGGCCTTGTTATCCTGGGCCAGCCTTTCTCCAACAGCTGGCCTCCAGAGCTTCGTGAGAACTAATAGCACCACCGCCAAATTTACAGCCACAATAGTCAGGGCAGGAACCGCAAAGGCCAAGAGAGGCTTGCTCCCATCGGACCAGTTAAGCCAACATGCATCCTTCCTTTTGTAGCCATCGCTGGGCTGGGTGACCAGCAAGGTGACGATGGATATAATGAGAGGGCACCCGTAGCCCAAGCAGAACCCGACAGCCACCATCAAAGATGTGGCCATGTGATGGAATACAAAGATCACCCTATATGCCAGCAGGAACCCGAGCAGAAGCATCCAGAAGAACAAGGAGAGGTAGAAAAGGTGTGCAAAGAACACGGCAGCTGTGCAGACGCCAGAGTTTGTGTCCACCGTGGCAGCAACAATAAACCAGACATCTGCAATCAGGAGGCACAGAGCTATGTTCACTATGCAGATGTGACGGCTGTGTGAGGTTTGGTTTTTGTTGACCTGCTTCCAAAACAGACCTTGGATGGTCAGGCATAAGATGAGACTTCCGATGGAGACCCCCAGTCCCACAAAGGTGATCCATTTCACAATGGGGGCGATGGCAGGGGGGACAATAGAGGACATCAGCACAGAGTAGGAGGTCAGGTGAGTACAAAGGCATGTCACCAAGTTTGCAGTTTCATTCTCTAGGTGGCAGCCGGTATCTGTCCACTGCAAATGACTGAAATCCCAAAACACACATTGAGGTTGACTCAGATTCAATTTCATCTTAGAAAAAGTCAGGGAAATTTCATCGATGGAAGAGTTTGGGATAATAATGGATATCAAGGGCCCATTAACCTGAGCATTGTTATTTTCAGCAATGGGTAGAATGTTCCCCAGGGTCAAGGAGGTCATGCTGATGATAGTATGTAGAAGGTACTTCTCGAATTGTCCTGGCCCAATAGACACATGGCCTGTGATGGGACTGGGGGTATTTTGGGGGGGAAATTCAGTTTCATAATTGTAACCTTGATTGCTGAGATTTGCAGATACTGGAATCCCTTTCCAGTTAATGAAGTCTCGAGAAAAATGCAGAGGCAGAGCTGTCGAAGGTACCAGAGTGCTGATGTTTTCCAGTGATTCTAGTAACTGGGAACtggcattcttttctttcttcagtaaCACTGTCCAGTTGGTTAGCGAAGCTGAATTAAGGATGTGATCAGCTATATTGATGACATTCTAAAATACAAGGATGAAAGTCAATTTGGATTTTGAGTAAACTGGTCAGAGGACTGTGGATGGATAGTCCTTAATCTTAAGCTCAAGAAAATTGCCCAGAGAATTAGCTCAATCAAGGATCACACATTAAAACTTAGCAGTGAAATATAGCATGGTGCTCCACACAGGGAAAGCTTTGGGCTAAGGAAAAAAGATCCACAGAATCACGTCAGTTCCAGGGTGAACATGTCCCAGGAATTCATAAGCCAAACAGGGTTTAGGcgtgaaggaggagaatg
Proteins encoded in this window:
- the ADGRF1 gene encoding adhesion G-protein coupled receptor F1 isoform X4; the encoded protein is MKFKGHPERKRDEGIKTKQELIVNKEKPLGSIQEYELLLQVHYRNSKEKRELKEFLKFCALSSFFLPEPVKIIRAKATTYCGYQNRALRCTCEDSYSWFPPQCLDPQNCSLLKAGSPQTCDCHSSNLTQSVYFCERTKVWGTFKINEKFTEDLLDSSSAVYAKYTTGIEMQLKEAYKGIQGFESVRVIQFRDGSIVVGYEVVGSSGTSELLSGIEQMVEKAKKYLRQLYALEENSFRVFGEAQCNSIAFGFGSENDEYTLPCSLGYIGNITVRCQPSGWHILEEMCVLSELEELKKNSRELAHNSTDAEAAVSSLVQKLSMVIQQSPSTTAGNLASVVSILGNISSLRKSFTVSNSTMENVINIADHILNSASLTNWTVLLKKEKNASSQLLESLENISTLVPSTALPLHFSRDFINWKGIPVSANLSNQGYNYETEFPPQNTPSPITGHVSIGPGQFEKYLLHTIISMTSLTLGNILPIAENNNAQVNGPLISIIIPNSSIDEISLTFSKMKLNLSQPQCVFWDFSHLQWTDTGCHLENETANLVTCLCTHLTSYSVLMSSIVPPAIAPIVKWITFVGLGVSIGSLILCLTIQGLFWKQVNKNQTSHSRHICIVNIALCLLIADVWFIVAATVDTNSGVCTAAVFFAHLFYLSLFFWMLLLGFLLAYRVIFVFHHMATSLMVAVGFCLGYGCPLIISIVTLLVTQPSDGYKRKDACWLNWSDGSKPLLAFAVPALTIVAVNLAVVLLVLTKLWRPAVGERLAQDNKATVKRIGKSLFVLTPLLGLTWGFGIATMADGQNLSWHVIFAFLNAFQGLFILCFGILLDSKLRQLLLNKLSPLSCWDQTSKQKLSDSSVTLRFEKPFNPFQQKGCYVFSYTSESSHDIMLTQFSSAEQSGES